A region of the Clostridiales bacterium genome:
CCATGGACAGCCTCATATATTCAGGCAATGGGTGATCCTGTGACGGATCTTACCGACGATATGGCGGCTGAACAAAAGGCTCGGACAACATATGAACATCTTCTGGTATTGACGGACGACCCCGATGTTAAAGATCCCCTTAAATTTTTATGGGCAAGGGAAGTAGTGCATTACCAGAGATTTGCCGAAGCCCTGCAGGAAGTTCAGGATATGGCATGCAGCAAAAAATATATATAGATTCCGGGCTGAATATGTATAGAATGATTTGCAGATAATATATATTAACATTAAACTTAGGAGGAGATAAGGTGAAAAACATAGGCGTTGAGAAAAATCTTACAAATGTCATAGAATATTTAACTATGCAAGGATATAAGATACATGAATTCGATACTTCCCAGAAAAATAGCAAGGACTTTATAGACGGTTTTGACGCAGTAATAGTATCCGGAATAGACAAAAACCTTATGGGTATTCAAAATACCGGTGCGAAGACATCGATAATAGATGCAAACGGCCTGACTCCGCAGGATATACAAAAGCAGATTGAGCAAAGGCTTAATTAATAAAAAAAGGATGAAGCCTAAACAATCAAGGCTTCGTCCTCTTTTTGCACTCCCAGTATTTTATCCACTCTTTCTTTTTCGGTAAGCACCCTTTTTTCGATACTGTCATATGCAAAGCAAGCTCCATCTATAACCTTCGTCTCAAGCGTCCCCTTTGCATATGCATTGCCTTTAAGATGGGGTGCGTCGAGTATGCCCAGTTTTATGGCCTCTGCAAGCACTTCAGGATCGCTCCACGGATCCTGTGAATTCGGAGAAATTCTGTATATCGATTCAAGCAGATATTCGGCTTCCTTTATGAGTTCATTTTTTCTGTCCCCGACATTCATATCGGAAGACATATCCGGCAAACCCATCATGCAATTTTTTATTACCCCTTTTGCAATCCTGCAGCTTTCGTTAATTTCATCAAAACCTGCTGCATGGTGTGCCTCGCAATAAGCCACAACATGAACTATGTGGGGCTTTAGAGCCATCCCGAGATAAACTGATGAAGCCAACTGCCCCTTTGCGGCATACAGATCCGTAGGAAAGCTTGCAAGTCCAGGACGTACCTGCCTGTAAACCTTAAAATTGCTGTCCTGCAGACTTTCAATCAGTTCTATTTTTGCGAGCATTTTTGCAAGATCCATCTTTGGAGAAATCGAAGGAGGAACATTTAACATATATTGGGCTATATAATTTTTGACACCCATCCTTTTTGCATTGTATGCAGCCAAAAAAGCCGTAGCAACTCCTATGGTATCGTGGGCATCTCTCAAGCTCCAATGATGAGCCTCATTTACTTCGACAGGTATATTCCTCTTAGCATGCCATCTCATAAGCTTCTGACTTTCTCTTATGGAACTTACAACATCTCTTGGGCCCCTTCCGTCCAAAACATTATACCAGCATAGCGGTATGGCTGCCCAACCGTTATTTATAGTTTCCTTAAGCATTGAAGCAAACTTAAAGACATTGTTCGTACCGCTGTAGCACCTCAGTATGGGATAATTTCCCCTTCTGGACGCTTCATAGATTTTCCTGAAATCGTCCGGAGTTCTTACAGGGGCTCCTCCGGCGCCATCCAAACTGTGGTCGGCTTTTTCCATATCGAAAAAGTGTTCCTGCGCATTCTGATCCGGGGCAATCGATATAACATCAAGTATTTTTGATTCAGCAATCTTTTTTACGCTTTCAATTGTATCCCCAAGGGATGGGAGGCCAAGATGATGCCGCAGCAAAGGACGGGGATATTTGCTGTTTATCCTGTCTATAATATTGCTTTCATATGTTTCTTTCAACACATTATTTTTAAATCCACGGAGGAAATCAACAGTATGATCATCCCTATATGATCCATCAAATATTTCGCTGAACAAATCATACTTTTTTGCGACTTCACATACCGGTTCTGTCCCACCAAACAGCCATTCTATATCATTTAGATTGTAGCGGCTGATATTTTCTTTTAGCTTATCCAGAAGCGGACCTGTTGCCGACGGAGTCAGCCTATAGCTTACGCCAACAATATCCGGTTTTTCTTCCATTACCCTTTTAATTAAATTTTCGATTGAAACTGCGGGCCCTAGAAATTCCGTCGCATAGCCTTCATTTTCGGCATATTTCAAAAAGTTCATTACTCCTGCCACATGTACGCAATTGCCTATAGCTGCAGCCATTATTTTCTTCATTACGCAACCACCTCGTCCCGTTTATTGATCTCTCCATAAGTTACAAGTTCCATAAGCTGTTCTTTTGTCAGCCCCTCTATTCCAAGATTTTTCGTGTTTCTACCCGAAGCATAATAGTTTCTGTTATGAGCCACACAGGCTATTTCAATGATCGAGTTTATCGTAGGCGTTTTGACGCCCACAGCCTGACCTATGGCTGATATGGGCACCAAGCTATCAGGGATATCTTCAAATATATATCTTGTATTTAAAGATGGCGGAGCCTTTATGTCAGCGTAGTCCCTTGTATTTTGAATGGCATCATAAAGCGTATTCCCTTTTGCGCCATATGATGCGTAAAGCCATTCAAGAGCAGTAATCGCATTGACGCCAACCGCTTTTGCAACCGATATCCTCTCTGCGTCTATATATTCCAGTACGCCTGCGACTGTCGGCGTTATGCCATCTATATAGTACTGGAAATCCCCCTTGGTAGACTCGATTCTTCCGCAGTTTAAAAGTGTGGGTGCCGGATGAAATACCGCACCGATATTGTTCAAGCTTGTTTCCAGCACATTTTCCGCTCTTGTAAACTGCGGATACGCATGTGATAAACAGCTTATGACATAAGGAGTCATTTGGGATGGCACAGATGCTACTGATACGACATTTTTTATGCTGTATATTTTAACCTTTCCCGATGCTACGGCCCTGCAAGCATATATAAATGTCTGCGCTTCTGCAAGAATGATTTCCTTATTGAAATTTAATGTTTTCATTATATTTAAAAATTCCAGAGCTCCTCCCGTCCTGCCAGGATTTAAAACCACAATCTGGCCGTCTTTTGAGTATGGTATATATGAAAATGCAACATCCTTGTGTCCCGATGCAGGTACGGTTACCATTATAATGTCCGCATCTTCCACAGCATCTTTCATGCTATCGGTTATGAGATTAAGCTTTCCAAAGCCGTTTACTTCGCCTTCAAGAATTATGCCGCCGCTTTTCTGTATATCTTTTATGTTATCAAGTGTCCTGTTGTAAAGGTTCACGCGAAAGCCCATCATCGACAGATGTCCTGCCATCGCCTGACCTCCGTTTCCAGCTCCTATAACAGCAAATTTCGGATAATCTTTAAATTGCTCCATTTTCTATCACCTCTCAGAATAAAAAAATAGACATAATTCCCTAAAAAATTAAAAACTATTCCCTACCCTTAAAACAGCCCGAATAACATTTCAAAACCAAGCTGAGTATAATAAGCCAATTTAATTTAATTCGTTATACCGGTCAAAGCCGATTTTAATAACCACACTTAACCGGAACACAATTAAATTTAAAAATTAAATTTTATTGCCGGTATTTTATGAAATGCATATAAAAGAAGATTACAAAATTTACAACTCTATTATATTATATAGGTTGTCAGTTGTCAATATTATGTAGAAAAAAAGATAGGGTGCAATACCTAAATTTAATTATCAAATTAAGTTCCACCCCTTATCCTCTTGAAGAAGAAATAATCAATGATAGTGTTATAATAAATTTAGTGGTACTCAGATTTAAGGAAAAGTTAAGTTGCTCATGTGTTTTTTTATTAAAAGGAGATGAAGAAAAATATACAAGAAAATTCTTAAATTACTAAGATGTCCTAAATGTAATGGAGAGTTAAATCTTACGGTTGAAAGGGAAGAAAATAGCGAGGTTGTTGAAGGAAAATTAAGCTGCAAGAATAGCCATGATTGGCCTATTAAAGAAGGAATAATAAATTTTGATTCGGCAGAACAAAAACTTACAAATAATTGGACGGAATCCTATGAGCAGTATGATGAGGAGGAGATGGATAAAAAAATATCAGGAGGAGTTCCTCAGAACCAAACAATAATAGGTGATAAAACTAAAAAATTCATTATTGATAGTATCAATAATAAAGAAAATGAATTTATATTGGACATAGCAACTGGTAGAGGCGCATTATTTAAAAAAATGGTGAAACATCTAAAAACCGAATCGCAGATAATATGTACGGATTTAAGTTTTGTAGTGTTGAAATATGACAGACTAAGAGCTAAAAAAATTAATCCGGAGATAAAAGTAAATTATATAGCTTGTGATGCGACCAATCTACCTTTTAAAAATAATACAATTGATACTGCCGTATCTTTTTTTGGGATTCAGAATATGTTAAATTTGGCTTCTGACGGAATAAAAGAAGCTAAAAGAGTATTAAAAGTGGGGAAATCATTATTTGATAGTTATGTTGTCATTAAGGAACATTCCGAAGGATTTAAGATATTAAAGAATTTTTGCAAGGATAATAAGATTATTGGGGCAGAAAAATTCGCTTTAAAAACGGAAATACAGAAATCCTATATTCAGGCAAACTTTAACAGGGCAGACATTGTAACTATCGGAGAATCAATTGGAGAGAAAAACGGCTCTGATTTATTACCTTTTGAAGGAGAATGGTTTGCTATAGTTGTTGTTGAAGGTATAAAATAAATATAGCCTAAAAATTTAATATTTATGAATCTTATATTGAAAGAGATATTGATATTAGTACGCAGTCTTCTTTTATTGCGACTTATCTACAAAATATCAATGATTAAAAAGTTTCCTAAATATAACGATGTCTATATATTATTTTGCCCTATCTTTTATTTAAAAACTTTTTCGTGCGCTTTAAGATGCCCTCGTCACCGACTACTACCAACACGTCGCCTTTTATGATTTCCGCGTGGGGCCCCGGGGACAAGATTATCTCATCGCCCCTCCTTATCGCTATTACAGTACCGCCGGTATTCTGCCAGAACTTCATTTCGGATAATGTCTTACCTATGACACTTGAATAAGGTTTAACTTCTATCTCGAGGGGATTATATGGGCTTATGTTCCTCAGTCGGTCGGAATAATCGATTATCTTTTTAACAATTGCCTCAAGTTTTCTGTCTATTTCTTCCTTCTCATGGAAAAAATTGATTAGTTCCGTCTTTAAAGATACGATGGATTCTATGTCCTTAAACCTGTCTATGAATTTAAAAGCTTCATCTTTGGATATAACATCTATGCCGCTTCCCTGGGATACGTTCACAACATTCATATCTTGAAGGAGAATAATCGCGCGTCTTATCGTTTCAGGCGAGACGTTGTATTCACCTGCCAGGGTGGAACGGCCGTAAATTTTCGAGCCTATTTCGAATTCCCCTTTCACTATCCTCCTTGCGACATCAATGGCTATCTGTTGATATAACGGCTTAGTTGCAACAGCACTCATAAATTATCCCCCAATTATCAACATTAAGGCTTATTTTTAAAATTATAAATACGAACTTAAAAATCTTCAATCCATAATATGAGCTTATGTTATTTTGAATGCTCATTCGTCGCTCAAAATAACATAAT
Encoded here:
- a CDS encoding class I SAM-dependent methyltransferase, giving the protein MDKKISGGVPQNQTIIGDKTKKFIIDSINNKENEFILDIATGRGALFKKMVKHLKTESQIICTDLSFVVLKYDRLRAKKINPEIKVNYIACDATNLPFKNNTIDTAVSFFGIQNMLNLASDGIKEAKRVLKVGKSLFDSYVVIKEHSEGFKILKNFCKDNKIIGAEKFALKTEIQKSYIQANFNRADIVTIGESIGEKNGSDLLPFEGEWFAIVVVEGIK
- a CDS encoding TrkA C-terminal domain-containing protein; protein product: MSAVATKPLYQQIAIDVARRIVKGEFEIGSKIYGRSTLAGEYNVSPETIRRAIILLQDMNVVNVSQGSGIDVISKDEAFKFIDRFKDIESIVSLKTELINFFHEKEEIDRKLEAIVKKIIDYSDRLRNISPYNPLEIEVKPYSSVIGKTLSEMKFWQNTGGTVIAIRRGDEIILSPGPHAEIIKGDVLVVVGDEGILKRTKKFLNKR
- a CDS encoding NAD/NADP octopine/nopaline dehydrogenase family protein → MEQFKDYPKFAVIGAGNGGQAMAGHLSMMGFRVNLYNRTLDNIKDIQKSGGIILEGEVNGFGKLNLITDSMKDAVEDADIIMVTVPASGHKDVAFSYIPYSKDGQIVVLNPGRTGGALEFLNIMKTLNFNKEIILAEAQTFIYACRAVASGKVKIYSIKNVVSVASVPSQMTPYVISCLSHAYPQFTRAENVLETSLNNIGAVFHPAPTLLNCGRIESTKGDFQYYIDGITPTVAGVLEYIDAERISVAKAVGVNAITALEWLYASYGAKGNTLYDAIQNTRDYADIKAPPSLNTRYIFEDIPDSLVPISAIGQAVGVKTPTINSIIEIACVAHNRNYYASGRNTKNLGIEGLTKEQLMELVTYGEINKRDEVVA
- a CDS encoding YkuS family protein, which gives rise to MKNIGVEKNLTNVIEYLTMQGYKIHEFDTSQKNSKDFIDGFDAVIVSGIDKNLMGIQNTGAKTSIIDANGLTPQDIQKQIEQRLN
- a CDS encoding cobalamin B12-binding domain-containing protein, producing MKKIMAAAIGNCVHVAGVMNFLKYAENEGYATEFLGPAVSIENLIKRVMEEKPDIVGVSYRLTPSATGPLLDKLKENISRYNLNDIEWLFGGTEPVCEVAKKYDLFSEIFDGSYRDDHTVDFLRGFKNNVLKETYESNIIDRINSKYPRPLLRHHLGLPSLGDTIESVKKIAESKILDVISIAPDQNAQEHFFDMEKADHSLDGAGGAPVRTPDDFRKIYEASRRGNYPILRCYSGTNNVFKFASMLKETINNGWAAIPLCWYNVLDGRGPRDVVSSIRESQKLMRWHAKRNIPVEVNEAHHWSLRDAHDTIGVATAFLAAYNAKRMGVKNYIAQYMLNVPPSISPKMDLAKMLAKIELIESLQDSNFKVYRQVRPGLASFPTDLYAAKGQLASSVYLGMALKPHIVHVVAYCEAHHAAGFDEINESCRIAKGVIKNCMMGLPDMSSDMNVGDRKNELIKEAEYLLESIYRISPNSQDPWSDPEVLAEAIKLGILDAPHLKGNAYAKGTLETKVIDGACFAYDSIEKRVLTEKERVDKILGVQKEDEALIV